TAGTTTCAAGTCACCAAGTCCTTTAGCCGTCCCTGCTTGAATTGTGCCATGTAAAAATCCAGAGTCATTTGACACTGCTAATTGTAGTTCTTTCCCGACAAACACCGCGTCCCTAGCCTATAATATCAGGTAAAAAACCATCTTTTGGATGGATTTAGCCCCGTTTGTTTTCACCAATGAAAGTAACTTGGTGCAGAATGATACAAGTTATTTTGGAGCCACCGTTGGACGAGTAGCTAACCGGATTGGTGGTGCTCAATTTACTTTGAATGGAACCCATTATAAGCTTGTTCCCAATGAAGGCAAAAACATGTTACATGGTACTCTCACTACATTTCCTTTTACCTTtgctttttcttccacttttaTCTCcattacccaaaaaaaatttctgTTCCTGATGTAATTAAAATTTCGATAATATAGGTGGCCCAAAAGGGTTTAGCAAAGTTGTCTGGAAGGTGAGCAAGTACGTGCGATATGGTCCAAGTCCTTACATAACTCTAACCTACTTTAGTGCTGATGGCGAAGAAGGTAAGTCTTGGTATTCCATATCAGACATTACTCCTTTAGATTCGATTACTTGTCGTTGTTTGATTAAACACAATTCAAGAAAGAAAACATTTTGAACTCATGGGATTTAAACACGTCGAGACTATCACGGCTATAATACCATGCTGTTAAAGCAAAAAATAGGAAATTTGGAGTAAAATTATCTCCAAAAATAGAAATGTGTCATTTTATTGGACAAACTAATGAGGAAGTAGCATCACTTAAAATATAACAGGgagtaatttatttttgaataactTAACTCCATTGCTTTATGTAGGATTTCCTGGTGCTGTTCTTGCCTCTGTTACCTTTGCATTGAAAGATCCTTACAAACTTAGTGTTGTATTTAAGGCGAAAGCTCTGAACAAGGCCACTCCAATTAACCTGTCTCACCACCCTTACTGGAACATTGGTGGACACACCAGTGGCGATATCTTGTCCAATGTTATTCAAATCTTTGGATCACACATCACACTAGTTGATAAAGAACTCATTCCGACAGGGGAAATTGCCCCCGTCAAGAACACACCCTATGATTTCCTAAAACCCCATACAGTAGGGAGCAGGATCAAAAAACTCCAAAATGGATATGACATCAACTATGCACTCGACAGCACTGCAAAAATGAAACCCGTGGGGAGAGTTTATGATAAGAAGTCCGGAAGAGTGATGAATGTAAAAGCATCTGCACCTGGTGTTCAATTCTACACTTCCAATTGGGATAAAAGTAAAAAAGGGAAAGGTGGATTTATGTATCCGCCTCATGCAGCATTGGCTTTGGAAACTCTAGTATTTCCAGACGCTGTGAATCACCCTAATTTTCCATCCTCAATCGTGAATCCGGGAGAGAGATACGTCCATTCAGTGTTGTATACATTCTCAAtcaaaaaataatgagaatgCTTTCATTTTTATTGGTGTCATCATCGCTTGTGTCTTTTGATAAGTTGACATTTTTGTCAAGGTTGTAATGTTCTTTATGAGTAATTAAACACCCGGCATTTGACTCAATAAAAGATTAGTTTTGTTTTGCATTTGTTTTTCAAGATACTCTGTATCAAGTTATGAAATTTCTAATCCAatctttaataattatttaacagTTAAATTAATGAATCTATCGAAACCatatcaatgaaaaatgaaatagggCAATCACAAAGCTATTACTTACTTTTCAAACTGAAGTAGGTTGATAAAGGTACAAGTATAACTGACTAATTTTCGAGTTTATACTGGACAGAGTCAAAATTTACTTGCAGAACCTGATTCAGCTTGGCAGTGACTAAAAAGAAGTCAAGACGTTGACGGATCAAGTCATCAAGtttaatatatcttttttgCCAAACAGTGGGACAAGTTTTGATTATTACCAGAAAAGGACACGCCAACATGGGTGCCAATTTTGTATTCACAAGTCAACACGAATAGCTACTTGTGCAATTAACTATACTTAAAACTAATGTGAGACGGCTAACTTGATAGTTATTGTCCATCTTCTACGGAGCTTTATGATTTCCAGGCAGATCAATTTGGCAGACAAGTTTTCTTTTGTTCACATGCAGGTAATAATCTAATACCATATATAATAATGTCAAATGAATCGGGGAAGTATATATATTCAAGGCTGAAGAAGCTGTCATTAAGATACAGCAGTTGACTATGTCTTCAAAGATTAGTTTGTTCTTCTGTTTGTTCTTCATTCTTCACCTGTTGGCTGCCGATAGTGTAACAGGGCATAAGATAGGAATTTATGAGATCAAAAAAGGAGATTTCTCTGTTAAGGTCACTAATTATGGTGCCACAATCATCTCCGTTCTTCTTCCTGATAAGAATGGTAAGTCTATTTGATCCATCCATCCTTAATTAAAGGTCTGGGGTTTGAGCCCTATAGGAATGGAGAAACTTTTGGTAGGGAGCGTCGTCCTCTTTAGTGGGATACTGGATGGTTAACACCAAAATTCCATCTTTTGTAAAACATATTTCTGTTTTCTGATACTCATTGTAGTAATCAATTTTATCTTGTCTTGATTCTTTCAGGAAAAATAGGTGATGTTGTTCTTGGATATGATACCATCAAAGAATACAAGGTTAGTTCACTTTAATTTGTTCATTGTTATTGAATGCGTCTATTTGCAATCTGTTCTTTCCTAAAAGTTTTCTACTTTGTATTCTGTTTAAGCTTTCCAGAATTGGACTTCTACACTTTTCCATTTCTTCTTGATTTTGCTACATTAGACAAGTCTAATGTAGCAAGTCTAATTAAAGCCTCTTATAGagatttaattagttttaggTTACCAAGTCCTTTTATCACCACTGCCTTAAATTGTGACCTGTTAAAATCCGAAGTCATTTAACACCGTCTATCCTAATAAAGACCGTGTCCTTAGCCTATAATATCTCAGATATATCTCCCATCTTTAGCATTAATGTGGAAGTACATAGCAGAATTTAGAGATTTGTAGTCACTTATGAAAGTAATTTGTTGCAGAATGATACGAGTTATTTTGGAGCCGCCCTAGGAAGGGTTGCTAACCGCATTGGTGGTGCTCAATTTACTTTGAATGGAACCCATTATAAGCTTGTTGCCAATGAAGG
This window of the Solanum pennellii chromosome 2, SPENNV200 genome carries:
- the LOC107008724 gene encoding aldose 1-epimerase-like, with amino-acid sequence MSMSSKINLFICLFIFHLLFAASVKIGIYELKKGDFSVKITDYGARIISVLLPDKNGKIDDVVLGYDTINEYLNDTSYFGATVGRVANRIGGAQFTLNGTHYKLVPNEGKNMLHGGPKGFSKVVWKVSKYVRYGPSPYITLTYFSADGEEGFPGAVLASVTFALKDPYKLSVVFKAKALNKATPINLSHHPYWNIGGHTSGDILSNVIQIFGSHITLVDKELIPTGEIAPVKNTPYDFLKPHTVGSRIKKLQNGYDINYALDSTAKMKPVGRVYDKKSGRVMNVKASAPGVQFYTSNWDKSKKGKGGFMYPPHAALALETLVFPDAVNHPNFPSSIVNPGERYVHSVLYTFSIKK